A portion of the Sabethes cyaneus chromosome 3, idSabCyanKW18_F2, whole genome shotgun sequence genome contains these proteins:
- the LOC128743653 gene encoding protein tantalus: MDKAPSQFLASIENSTVQSNIFSFNFDQDLPIIMAALEQNLTLNENPNDSRRESDDNATDDEDEDSPGCNASPNNRVQRRRSLRSKSVDSKLHKVKRRTITKPSRLPINLNASENEIRNYYMINNKRIELKPTNLETIFEEGSPSVAKEKFFGLRKVRRSLNCSDGFNINKTTTKARKNRVRRLLGGGPKLQKMTMDTFLERLKLMNNESDDEPVGDLKMNHTV, translated from the exons ATGGACAAAGCTCCTTCGCAATTTTTGGCTAGCATAGAAAACAGTACGGTACAGTCGAACATTTTCAG TTTTAACTTCGACCAAGATTTACCAATAATAATGGCAGCGCTAGAGCAAAATCTTACACTGAATGAGAATCCAAACGACAGTCGCCGGGAGTCGGACGACAACGCCACCGACGATGAGGATGAGGACTCTCCCGGCTGCAATGCATCTCCGAACAATCGTGTTCAGCGGCGTAGATCACTTCGCTCTAAATCAGTTGACAGTAAATTACACAAAGTCAAACGACGAACCATTACCAAACCATCTAGATTACCGATCAATCTGAACGCGTCTGAGAACGAGATCCGTAATTATTATATGATCAACAACAAACGAATCGAGTTAAAACCAACCAATCTTGAAACAATTTTTGAGGAAGGCTCTCCATCCGTTGCGAAGGAAAAGTTTTTCGGTCTGCGCAAAGTTCGACGAAGTTTGAACTGCTCGGATGGATTCAAcataaataaaacaacaacgaaGGCTCGGAAGAACCGCGTTCGAAGGTTGTTAGGGGGTGGTCCTAAATTGCAGAAGATGACGATGGATACGTTTTTAGAACGGTTAAAATTAATGAACAACGAAAGCGATGATGAACCAGTAGGTGACCTTAAAATGAACCATACTGTGTGA